In Gloeomargarita sp. SKYB120, the sequence TACCGCCCCACATTGGTCCAAAAACCGTCCATATCACCTCCCCGCTTGGCTTGCCTCTTCTACAACTGACCAAACCCCTTGCGCTTTTTGGGTTGCTGTTTCCGGCGGGCGGCTCGTCCCGTGCCCAGTGTTGGCACCCCCAGTAAGGCGCCCGTACTCAACCGCTGCATCAGGGTGCGCATCTGTTGAAAGTCCTGGACGAGCTTGGCAACTTCGGCCTCGGTGTGGCCAGACCCCTTGGCAATGCGCCGCCGCCGTGAGGCACTCGCAGCAAGCAAATCGGGGTTGCGGCGCTCTTCGGGGGTCATGGAGTTGATCATCGCTTCGGCGCGTTTGAGTTGTTTTTCCGCCTGTTGAATCTGCTCGGCTTTGAGGTGATTCATCCCAGGCAGCAGTTTCAAAAAGCCCCCCAGGGACCCCATTGTTTTCAGCAGGCGCAATTGCTTGACAAAATCCGTGAAATCGAATTGGGCCTGGAGAATTTTCTCCTGCATTTTTTGGGCGTCGGCCAAATCCACCGCTTCCTGAGCTTTTTCCACCAGGGTCAGCACGTCGCCCATGCCCAGGATGCGCGAGGCCATGCGCTCGGGATAAAACGGCTGCAGCGCCTCGACCTTTTCGCCGGTTCCAATGAATTTGATGGGTTGCCCAGAGACATAACGCACCGAAAGGGCGGCACCACCCCGGCTGTCCCCATCCACTTTGGTCAAAATCGCGCCGGTGATGCCGATCTGTTCATGAAACGCCCGCGTCAAGTTGGCGGCTTCCTGGCCGGTCATGGCATCGACTACCAGCAGCACCTCCTGGGGCTGAATCGCCGCCTTGATCTGGGCCAGTTCCGCCATCATCGCCTGGTCAATCTGCAACCGGCCCGCCGTGTCCACGATCACCCAATCGTACCCTTCGGCACGGGCGTGGGCGACCCCCTGTTCGGCAATGGTGACCGGGCTGACCTGCGTGCCCAGGGCAAACACCGGCACGTCAATCTGTCGCCCCAGGGTTTGCAACTGGTCAATCGCCGCCGGGCGGTAGATGTCGGTGGCCACCAGCAGGGGCCTTTTCCCTTGCTTTTTAAGGTGCAGAGCCAGCTTGGCCGCGGCGGTGGTTTTTCCGCTTCCCTGTAGCCCGGCCATCAGCAGGATGCTCGGAGGTGTGGGCGCTTCCTGAAGCGGCGCCTGCTGGCCACCCATGACTGCCACCAGCTCGTCGTACACCACCTTGATGAACTGCTGGTCAGGGCGCACACCGGCAATCACTTCTTTGCCAATGGCCCGCTGTTCCACCGCCTGGATGAACTCCCGCACCACCTGGACGTTCACATCAGCGTCCAAGAGGGCGCGACGCACCACCTTCAGGGCGTCTTGGATGTTGCTGGGCGTGAGTTTGTCCTGGCCGCGCAGCTTTTTCCAGGCGGCCTCCAGTTGCTCGGCAAGCGCTTCAAACATAGAACCAGGGGAGCGCCATCCGTCTCCATCGCATGAATAGCTATTGTACATGGCCGGACGGGAGGGGGCGTGTGGATTACACTACAGGTGTGCCGGTGACCCAAGGAGGTTAGGACGCCATGACGCTGGGGAGCAACCCCTATGTCAAGTGCCCCCGCTGCGGGTACGACCACAATCCCACCAGCACCAGCCGCTGTGAAATCTGCAATTTCCCCCTGAAAAAACGCCCGTCCCCCTGGCCGTGGGTTAGTCTCCTGGCGGGTTTGGCAGTCCTGGGGGTGGGGGGCTATTGGTTCGCCCGTCGTCTGGGAGCGCCGGTGGATACTGCCACGACCCAACCTTCCCAACCTGTTGGACGGCTGCACGCGACCCTCACCGGCCACACGGGCTACATCAATACGGTGGTCTTTACCCCCGACGGCCAGTACCTGC encodes:
- the ffh gene encoding signal recognition particle protein; its protein translation is MFEALAEQLEAAWKKLRGQDKLTPSNIQDALKVVRRALLDADVNVQVVREFIQAVEQRAIGKEVIAGVRPDQQFIKVVYDELVAVMGGQQAPLQEAPTPPSILLMAGLQGSGKTTAAAKLALHLKKQGKRPLLVATDIYRPAAIDQLQTLGRQIDVPVFALGTQVSPVTIAEQGVAHARAEGYDWVIVDTAGRLQIDQAMMAELAQIKAAIQPQEVLLVVDAMTGQEAANLTRAFHEQIGITGAILTKVDGDSRGGAALSVRYVSGQPIKFIGTGEKVEALQPFYPERMASRILGMGDVLTLVEKAQEAVDLADAQKMQEKILQAQFDFTDFVKQLRLLKTMGSLGGFLKLLPGMNHLKAEQIQQAEKQLKRAEAMINSMTPEERRNPDLLAASASRRRRIAKGSGHTEAEVAKLVQDFQQMRTLMQRLSTGALLGVPTLGTGRAARRKQQPKKRKGFGQL